The segment GTTGTGCTGCAGCTGCCGCATGAAGCTCGGGTCGTATGCCGCAGCCAGCATCTCCAGCGCTTCGTCGATCTGCTTGACCGGGTTCTTGGTGCCGAGCTTGAGAGTGACGATTGCCTGACCTCCGGGGCGCAACAACCGCGCCGCCTCCACCATCGTGTGCGCGGTCAACTGCGGCACCATCCGCATGTCGTTGACGATGAGATCGACGGCATCACCGTCCCATGCCTTCACGAACTCGCCGGCCGTCATCTTGTGATGTTGAACGCCGAAAAGCCTCAGCACCCGGTCGTCGAGTTCGGCGGGGTCGACAGCGTGCACCGTGCCGAAACCACGCTCGTGCACGATGCGGGTCCACCCGCCGGGGCTGGCGCCGAAATCGACCGCCACAGCTCCGGAGGGTGCTGCGACATACGTGAACAGTTCCTCAAGTTTGAATTCGGCGCGCGAGACCTGCTCGGGCCGCGACGCGAACCGGATCCGACCGCCGGGCCAGTCGCACAGGCTCACATCAGTCGCGTTGATCCCGGCGGTGATCCGGTCGGTGCCAAGGCATACGCTCGCGACACGTTCGGCACCGGTCGTGATCACGCGAATCCCGTTGTCCAGCATGGCTTCCAGCAGCGGGCGGCGGACCTTCCCGGGGGCGAACTCCACCTCGCCGGAGTCCCAGGTGTGCAGGCTGATCTCTTCCCCCGGCTCCAGGGATGCCAGCAGCACGCTCGCCGCCCATTCCGCCAGTTCAGCGGGTCCGGCGAAACTGCCGGCGCCGCGCACGGCATCCGCACGTGCCAGGTGTCGAATCAGCGGCAGCTCACCGCCGAGACAGGCATCGGCGATGTCGTCGATGCCGCCGGCCCCCAGGTGCACGACTCCCGCGTCAGGGCCGACTCGCTGCACCTTGGTGACGTCCTGCGAGGTGCGCAACTCGGCGACGGCGAAGCGATAGTAGTCAGGGGCGACGGAAAAGAGCACGGGCAGATCCACGGCGCTCATCCTCTCAGGGCCACCCGCAGGCGGCGGTCAGCCCGCGGCAACCATCTCGAACGCGCGCCACATCGAGGCGTACTTGCCGTCCGCAGCGAGCAACTCGTCATGCGAGCCGACTTCGACGATCGTGCCCTGGTCGAGCACCGCGATGCGATCGGCGCCGCGCGCAGTCTGCAGCCGATGCGCGATGAGCACCGTGGTGCGCGAGTGCGCCACGCGATCCATCGCAGCGGTCACGCGCGCCTCGGTCACCAGATCGAGGTTGGCCGTCGCTTCGTCGAGCAGCAGGATCGCCGGCTCCACCAGTTGAGCCCGCGCCAGCGCCATCAGTTGTCGCTGACCCGACGACAGCGAGCGCCCGCGCTCGGTGAGCTCGTGCAGATAGCCGCCGGGCAGTGACGCGATGAACTCGTGCGCGCCGACATCGCGTGCTGCACGCTCGACCTCGGCGTCGCTGGCCTCCGGGCGGCCGTAGGCGATGTTGTCGCGCACCGTCCCGGAGAAC is part of the Rudaeicoccus suwonensis genome and harbors:
- a CDS encoding SAM-dependent methyltransferase, with the protein product MDLPVLFSVAPDYYRFAVAELRTSQDVTKVQRVGPDAGVVHLGAGGIDDIADACLGGELPLIRHLARADAVRGAGSFAGPAELAEWAASVLLASLEPGEEISLHTWDSGEVEFAPGKVRRPLLEAMLDNGIRVITTGAERVASVCLGTDRITAGINATDVSLCDWPGGRIRFASRPEQVSRAEFKLEELFTYVAAPSGAVAVDFGASPGGWTRIVHERGFGTVHAVDPAELDDRVLRLFGVQHHKMTAGEFVKAWDGDAVDLIVNDMRMVPQLTAHTMVEAARLLRPGGQAIVTLKLGTKNPVKQIDEALEMLAAAYDPSFMRQLQHNRHEVTIVATRR